A DNA window from Mytilus trossulus isolate FHL-02 unplaced genomic scaffold, PNRI_Mtr1.1.1.hap1 h1tg000024l__unscaffolded, whole genome shotgun sequence contains the following coding sequences:
- the LOC134699069 gene encoding toll-like receptor 13 has protein sequence MEYTLLCNFILMLFVLCSYFLYAKGIEYSCKENLKRGELFVDCSNKGLVNLIFSGIPQVPSNAFSLNLQHNSIYIIRNKDLRHMTNLTVLDLSYNRLSYISGDAFDGLEKLQQLRLNNNELDYRHYETTSSFQPLKSLKLLSIENNAHLSYFPEEAVAYLTNLEIFKVDLPKSASISMLLNLGKEYRNLTHLYSLYLYGEGNEYLYLTMNCFQYTPNLTHLYIFHFQSVIINNFTISKLDNLKLLQIDYHHGPQFGEESFEHQQLGPNFIHELYFSPIEILIIQNFLPDDYKRELFLYCVWDILNECLSRSVRQLHLTNILDLNKMCVPTQSVFHAPTSLQILNLTGNNLTWISLNISSVVTLDLKHNRLRHHLENNSYLITQTSKLENIYLSHNQIYQLNTDIFKGQPYLKHIDLSFNSLSNISFDPSNLENLQILNLTNNKIEFFNGIFMKNLDILLKKNNKTKIDLCNNPLICTCYTVSSLKWMLQTRQHFINFSQYQCTYENGTRSKANSFEKVIMYLEQECFKLKPNTKHTFKLTLSVSLTVFGIITAMILSSAVVIYKRWKLRYLYYTAKMKYTSIQNKDDDLSEYDYDAFISYSDEDRMFVINDCIKNLEQDRNLKLCIHERDFMPGHDITNNIIRAIQTSRKTICIITRSFLKSDFCMFELNMAKMESTHSRNGKNILVLVFNEKLSSKDLPLHLYEHIQKQSYIQYQNNEIANAFFWEKINDAIYA, from the coding sequence ATGGAATACACTCTACTGTGCAACTTCATACTGATGTTATTTGTGTTATGCAGTTACTTTTTATATGCAAAGGGGATTGAATACTCGtgtaaagaaaatttaaaaagaggaGAGCTCTTTGTTGATTGTTCAAACAAGGGTTTAGTTAACTTAATATTTTCTGGTATTCCACAAGTGCCATCGAACGCGTTTTCTCTGAACTTGCAACACAACAGTATTTATATAATAAGGAATAAAGATTTAAGACATATGACAAATCTTACAGTGCTGGATTTATCCTACAACAGGCTATCTTATATATCTGGAGATGCTTTTGATGGACTCGAGAAACTGCAGCAACTCAGACTCAATAATAACGAGCTGGATTACAGGCATTATGAAACCACCAGTAGTTTTCAGCCACTGAAATCACTGAAACTACTTTCAATTGAAAACAATGCACATTTATCTTATTTTCCAGAAGAAGCAGTTGCATATTTAACAAACCTGGAAATTTTTAAGGTGGATTTACCAAAATCTGCATCAATTTCTATGCTACTAAATTTAGGAAAAGAGTACCGTAACCTTACTCACCTGTATTCACTCTATTTATATGGTGAAGGTAATGAATACCTATATTTAACTATGAACTGCTTTCAATATACACCTAACTTAACACATTTATACATCTTCCATTTTCAATCTGttataattaataattttacaatttcaaaactagataacttaaaattgttacaaattGATTATCATCATGGTCCTCAATTTGGTGAAGAAAGTTTTGAACACCAACAACTTGGTCCTAATTTTATTCATGAACTATATTTTTCACCCATTGAAATTcttataatacaaaatttcttGCCTGATGATTACAAACgtgaattatttttatactgTGTATGGGACATATTGAATGAATGTTTGAGCAGATCTGTTCGTCAATTACATTTAACAAATATCTtggatttaaacaaaatgtgtgTTCCTACACAATCAGTATTTCATGCACCAACAAGTCTTCAAATTCTTAATTTGACAGGGAATAACTTAACTTGgatatctttaaatatttcctCTGTTGTAACACTAGATTTAAAACATAACAGACTAAGACATCACTTGGAAAACAATAGTTATTTGATAACCCAAACAAGTAAACTTGAAAACATATATCTGTCCCATAATCAAATATACCAGCTCAATACAGACATATTTAAAGGTCAGCCTTATCTTAAACatattgatttaagttttaataGTCTTTCAAATATCAGTTTTGATCCTTCTAATTtagaaaacttacaaattttaaatctcacaaacaacaaaattgaattctttaatGGAATCTTCATGAAAAATCTTGATATACTTcttaagaaaaacaacaaaacaaaaattgatctTTGTAACAACCCACTTATATGCACATGCTACACAGTTTCATCTTTAAAATGGATGTTGCAAACTCggcaacattttataaatttttctcaATACCAATGCACTTATGAAAATGGAACCAGATCAAAAgccaattcatttgaaaaagttataatgtATCTTGAACAAGAGTGTTTTAAACTCAAACCAAACACAAAGCATACTTTTAAGTTGACCCTAAGTGTGTCATTGACTGTTTTTGGCATTATCACAGCTATGATCCTTTCCTCAGCTGTAGTTATCTATAAAAGATGGAAACTCCGTTATCTGTACTATACAGctaaaatgaaatatacttCTATACAGAATAAGGATGATGACTTGAGTGAATATGATTATGATGCATTCATATCGTACTCTGATGAAGATCGAATGTTCGTTATTAATGATTGCATCAAAAATCTGGAACAAGACAGAAACTTAAAGCTGTGTATTCATGAAAGAGATTTCATGCCAGGTCACGATATAACAAACAACATTATACGAGCAATCCAAACCAGTCGTAAAACAATATGTATCATAACTAGATCTTTTTTAAAGTCtgatttttgtatgtttgaGCTAAATATGGCAAAAATGGAAAGTACTCATTCCAGAAACGGGAAAAACATCCTTGTTCTTGTGTTCAATGAGAAATTATCATCGAAAGATTTGCCTCTCCATTTGTATGAACATATTCAGAAACAGTCATATATTCAATATCAAAACAACGAAATAGCCAATGCATTTTTCTGGGAAAAAATCAATGACGCTATTTATGCATAA
- the LOC134699002 gene encoding ATP-dependent RNA helicase me31b-like, producing the protein MMASARMEQNMNHAGPPPMDGKGNPGTGDQGWKSKLKLPPKDNRIKTTDVTNTKGNEFEDFCLKRELLMGIFEKGWESPSPIQEASIPIALTGRDILARAKNGTGKTGAYTIPILEKCDPSRDEVQAMIIVPTRELALQTSQICIEISKHLGIKCMVTTGGTNLKDDIMRLYEPVHAIIATPGRILDLLNKNLVKIGKCGIMVLDEADKLLSQDFKGMLDNIIDHLPKDRQILLYSATFPLTVEQFMRKHLQNPYEINLMDELTLKGVTQYYAFVQEKQKVHCLNTLFSKLQINQSIIFCNSTNRVELLAKKITELGYSCFYIHAKMNQQHRNRVFHDFRQGLCRNLVCSDLFTRGIDIQAVNVVINFDFPKHAETYLHRIGRSGRYGHLGVAINLITYDDRFSLHKIENELGTEIKPIPKVIDKALYVAEYHMGDDEDGKES; encoded by the exons ATGATGGCTTCAGCCAGAATGGAACAAAATATGAACCACGCTGGACCTCCACCCATGGATGGGAAAGGGAATCCTGGCACAGG TGACCAGGGTTGGAAGTCCAAATTAAAGCTTCCTCCAAAGGATAACAGAATTAAGACAACT GATGTTACTAACACAAAAGGGAATgaatttgaagatttttgtcTGAAGAGAGAGCTTTTGATGGGAATTTTTGAAAAAGGATGGGAGTCGCCATCACCTATACAGGAAGCTAGTATTCCTATAGCACTTACAGGGCGAGACATCTTAGCTAGAGCCAAAAATGGTACTGGAAAAACTGGTGCTTATACTATACCAATATTAGAGAAATGTGACCCTTCAAGGGATGAAGTTCAAG ctaTGATAATTGTACCTACTAGAGAACTTGCCTTACAGACTAGTCAGATTTGTATAGAAATTAGTAAACATTTAGGTATCAAATGTATGGTGACTACAGGAGGAACCAATTTAAAAGACGATATCATGAGATTATATGAACCAG TTCATGCCATTATTGCAACACCTGGTAGAATTTTAGATCTGCTGAACAAAAACCTTGTCAAGATAGGAAAGTGTGGTATAATGGTGTTAGATGAG gcAGACAAATTGTTGTCACAGGACTTTAAGGGAATGCTAGATAATATAATAGATCATTTACCAAAGGACAGACAGATCCTGCTATATTCTGCTACATTCCCACTCACAGTGGAGCAGTTTATG agaaaacatttacagaacccatatgaaataaatttgatgGATGAATTGACGCTAAAGGGAGTAACACAGTATTATGCATTTGTCCAAGAAAAACAGAAGGTTCACTGTCTCAATACATTGTTCTCTAAG CTCCAGATAAACCAGTCCATTATATTTTGCAATTCCACAAATCGTGTTGAACTTTTGGCAAAGAAAATCACAGAACTTGGTTATTCCTGTTTTTATATACATGCCAAGATGAATCAACAACACAGAAACAGAGTGTTCCATGACTTTAGACAAGGACTGTGTAGAAACTTAGTGTGTTCAG ATTTATTTACCAGAGGTATTGATATACAGGCAGTGAATGTTGTAATCAATTTCGACTTCCCTAAACATGCTGAGACATACCTTCACAGAATTGGTAGATCTGGTAGATACGGCCATCTTGGTGTAGCCATCAATCTCATCACATATGATGACAG ATTCTCACTTCACAAGATTGAGAATGAGCTTGGAACAGAAATCAAACCAATACCTAAAGTGATAGACAAGGCATTATACGTAGCAGAGTACCACATGGGAGACGATGAAGACGGGAAGGAATCATAA